A region of the Bacillota bacterium genome:
GACCTGTCGCCGCGTAAGGACGCACCTCCACGGCGGGCTTATCGGGCATGGTGTAGTTGGCGATAATGCGCAACGCTTCATCGCAGGCGTAGAGGGTTTCAATAGCACGTACCACGATGCTTTGGAAGGGGTTTCGACACGGCGCGACGACCCCTACCTCCTTCGCCACATCCTGCGCCAACGGTGAGAGCCTGTCGAAGTTCAGATTGAACCGCGCCAGCGGCCCCACCATGTATGCACCGCGACGGGCGATGCGTGCGTGCAGGGCGTTGGAGTAGGGCACGTGCTCTTCCACAATGTGCGCCTCAAACTCATCGATAGCGATATCCAGCCCTTTGTTCGAAACCAGTCTCCCTTCGTTCAACGGATATTCCGCCGGGCGGCGCAGAGCGACAAATTCGTAGTCCTGCTCGAACTCGGGGGTGGGCAGGCTTGCCGTCCACTTCACCAGTTGGATGGAGGCGTCGCGCGCCCATTTCAGGCGTTCCTCTATCTCCTGCAAGTCACGTCGGCGGGGCACCTTGTAGAAGCCTCCCACCCTGACGTTAATCGGGTGAACCTCCCTGCCGCCGATAAGGGTCACCAGGTCGTTTCCCACCTTTTTCAGCTTCAGTGCGGTTTCCACTATCTGGGGATGGTCACGTGCCATCTGGATGGCGTCTTCGTAGCCCAGAAAATCGGGGGCGTGTAGCATCGCGACATGCAGGACATGGCTTTCAATCCACTCGCCGCAGTATATCAGTCGTCGCAGGTCGCGGATGGGGCCCTCGATCTTGATGCCGAAGGCATCTTCCATTGCGTGCGCCGCGCTCATCTGGTAGGCGATGGGGCATATCCCGCAGATGCGA
Encoded here:
- a CDS encoding Ni/Fe hydrogenase subunit alpha; this encodes MKGNTIKVDYLARVEGEGALYVRFKGGQPAEVRFKIFEPPRFFEAFLRGRSYREAPDITARICGICPIAYQMSAAHAMEDAFGIKIEGPIRDLRRLIYCGEWIESHVLHVAMLHAPDFLGYEDAIQMARDHPQIVETALKLKKVGNDLVTLIGGREVHPINVRVGGFYKVPRRRDLQEIEERLKWARDASIQLVKWTASLPTPEFEQDYEFVALRRPAEYPLNEGRLVSNKGLDIAIDEFEAHIVEEHVPYSNALHARIARRGAYMVGPLARFNLNFDRLSPLAQDVAKEVGVVAPCRNPFQSIVVRAIETLYACDEALRIIANYTMPDKPAVEVRPYAATGHGCTEAPRGILYHRYRVDEYGTILDARIVPPTAQNQKSIEADLWSLVKANADLPLEQLQWRCEQAIRNYDPCISCATHFLKMQVVRE